GTACTGGTTCTGTTTAACAGCAACAAATCTGATCCAGTCACGGATctggttctttttcaagtatCTCTTTGTCAAGTACTTCAAGTATTTTCCACTGAATTTGGTGTTggagacaacaacaactttaGAGccttcagcaacaaccgtGATTTCATCGCCCAAGTTTCCAACAATGTTGTCGACCTTGATGTGCTCAACCAAGTACTTGACGTATCCCTCTTGGTCGAAAACACCATTCTCAACTGGTGCCGAGGTGTCAACGGTGAACTTCTTAGCTTGCTTGGATTTCTTAGTGGTctagaaaaagaaaaagaaaggagggggggaagtTTGTTAATATCAGGTTTTGGGCCTACTGCACTATGTGAAAAGAATGTTTTTCAAGCTCAGTGAACACACTCTTTCGACAGCAAAGCTTTGTATTTAACACCAGGGTGGGTGGTCATCAATATTTTCGTTCTCTGTACTGGATTAAAAATATTCCCACTTT
This portion of the Lodderomyces beijingensis strain CBS 14171 genome assembly, chromosome: 5 genome encodes:
- a CDS encoding 60S ribosomal protein eL22, coding for MAPITTKKSKQAKKFTVDTSAPVENGVFDQEGYVKYLVEHIKVDNIVGNLGDEITVVAEGSKVVVVSNTKFSGKYLKYLTKRYLKKNQIRDWIRFVAVKQNQYRLQFYSVEEDEEEE